TGGAAGGGATACTTTTCATTGAgatatatttcacgcaatcagatAGTTAACATTGtggcataataatatttatacatttgtGTACACTATTCATGAGATATTAGTCCTGTCTTACTCAAGTTCTTCTGTACGAGCAAAAAGTGTAATTCTTTCCCAAGAAGGGGATTCAAACCCGCAACATTGATGAGAGAAGAAACACCTTGCCTGCCGCGCTAcacagctgtcttagccgcccaaagctatttttatttgctattttgctttacgtcacaccgacacaggtaggtcttatggcgacgacgggacaggaaaggcctaggaatgggagggaagcgaccgtggccttaattaaggtagtgcagccccagcaattgcctggtgtgaatatgggaaaccacggaaaaccatcttcagggctgccgacagtgggattcgaacccactatctcccggatgcgagctcacagctgcgcgctcctaaacgcacgaccaactcgccccgtACCGCCCAAAGCATGACAACGTAAAAATACCGTATTCATAATGTTGCGTCAAACTTAAGGTTGTTACAAGATACACAGATACTGCTTTGGGGGGGGGTACCTCTGTTAATACACGGGAAATATTGCGGAAATATGATTTGTCCGTTTCAGAGCATATTATCATaataatctaagccttctaatttcATGGGCAGTGTTTATTCCCCACAATGGCTGAATGTAGTAATATATGCCAATATCATACACACACTTGCGTGAACGGTTTCACTTCATATGCTATTTGCTCATCTGCACGTTCGCGCTATAGCACGAGCACCTGTCACGtaactgctcgagcttgcttcgaacagagtCGAACATCggtgcgtatcgggtcggctcgatcccgctcgaacacgggtatcgtttgtctATCACTAGTAGCGGTACTGATATTCTTGCCTGAAATGCAGCCACGAGATTTTAAAGAACACCAGTGTACGACTGCATGTAACACTCGTAACGCAGAAACATGGCAATAACTCGCAGTTTGATCACCCACCAAGTGTTTGAACACCTGTTTTCGAGTTTCGAGTTTAAGTTTACTCGCGGCGCGGAGCAGAAAAGGCACAGGCGGGTATGAACTACACAGAAAGGACAGCGAAGAGGCGCAGATCTGGCGGAGAAACGACTAACGTTTCACGTGTCGCTGTTCAACATGTATTCGAATGACGAAAACGACGAGGACGTTCTAGATCTTGGTGTCTTATCAAACTTCAATAGCGATATGAAGTTTTGGGTTGACTCGTTGTGGTTAAAAAAATAAAGAGTGGAACCATTGACGTTATGCGACGttcacgacacagataggtcttatagcgtcgatggggcaggtaggagtgggaaggaagcggccataaggtacagcatttgccttaattaaggtacagcctggtgtggaaatgggaaaccacggaaaaccattttcagggctgccgacagtggggttcgaacctactatctcccgaatactggatactggccgcacttaagcgactgcagctatcgagctcggtattattattattattattattattattattattattattattattattattattattattattattattattaactcgttCAAATGTGCTTCAGTGAATCattctttgtaaatatttaaaaTCTCTGTGTAATGAACGTCAGCATGGAAGAATTCACTTTGGTGTTCTGATTCTTGCCTTAATTTACATTTTTGGAGCTGTCTAGGCTAAGGCCACAgttgcgtgatttcacgctgcgttactgcgtcaaaaaaaaaaaaaaattcacaactgtcggcgcagaaagtacagtcgaacctcgaacatccattactcgaattttcagtatctcgaagtaacttaaatttcccgaccgtttgtcctattctttacgtgtatttatttctctattactcgaaattcggttacacaaatttctcgatttctcgaagcaaacatttcctcccttgaaataaaaaatacgctgtaactcgaattttgtgcaacattaactcttgcaatacggcatttgtggtttgtgaggaacagttaacaagtaaagaaagggttacagtgatactgggaactaatatgacgggaaccgaaaaactaaaacttctgatgatcggaaaatcggcgaagccgctctgtttctcgggtgtgaattaattaccggtcacgtacggaagcaacccccgaagtcgcggatgacaagctccatttataaatctcagctgcgtggtattgacgagaagtttcaacgtggagGGAGGAAAgatttaacagtaacaaacagaagagattaaCAGATTTTTTCCAAAAGAGTTAATCGAGGTATGTTTCATGTTTCACTACTGTATTcactttatttatttagcgtatgatgcttcatttgacaatcgtttgaaatgtatttttacatataagtgttattagaaaaatataaacatatttaaatacatggatttagagtatttacagactaactaggaggtatttacacacactctctctctctctctctctctctctctctctctctctctctctgtatcctgtcttctgaaaaattactataataagggttataattaaagtgatgccataacatagagtttgtttgtgtatttttaaataatgtaaaaaataatgtgttcaatataagcccgtagatacacacGATTCAATCATGCACTATACGTGCTCAAAAACGACATTctatatatctcgaaatttcgataactcgaaataaaatttagctcccgaggtgattcgagatatcgaggttccactgtatgtgtGGTCGAGTTTAAACGCTCATAAAATTTGAATCAATCcaccaatctaaaatataatcacaccatcgtAAAGTTCGTTTTATTCTGCGTTCTTTGGTGGTACGGTATTTGCATATTTTATTATGTATCTTGTGAATGTTATATTAGGCGGAATGCAAAAAGTACATATTTTCTTACCTGTCTTTTGTGAACAACAACTTTGTAGTAATATTGCATTAAAACGCACTGtgcgattttcatgaaatttaagtgGATTATGGAATGCACTATTAGACTATAaatatacagtagaattccattagttcggcatccaacagtccggaacgcccgatggtccggcaccattccaggattttaaaaatgttattatcccttaataatgatctctcgtgaacaatttaatgcattatttgtcgaaaccaatcgaagtgtattttttattatttcaaatttaatAGTGCAAATGaatctgatacaatccatttgttatgcactgacttacttaaatatctctacagtatctctggaaatattcagcctagaaggctgtgtgctatactgagtactggaaagacaaccatatgataaaataaacagatttcaaaaattgaatgtatggaccacgttcaaaaacggacgggaacatgccttcaaaaattgaagcggacggAAGGAAAATAGAAGTTGTAGACggaaagactctaaatgttaaaggaagacttacagataaaaacatcgatgaattCTGGCattattatgaaatggcaataagaaacaacacgtttaaAAAggggagtgtgttattaaactaatgattctcctgattaacattttactgcaaaacgccgtgttacagctgttttcgctgtacgccttaacctatatcgtagtgagaggtaccgcccgatagtccggcattttcgataatccggcaccgggccggtcccgaacgtgccggactatcggacttctactgtatttctgaAGCTGAATTACTTTACACAGTTTAGCAACACagttgttattgtttttgtaaaaGGTTGTCCGTTTGATACTGGGTGGTCCTCCGAAATCGagaaaaacacgcagaaatccagcgtgacaaaacgcaagtgtggccacccacCTGGCAGGTCGcacagctgcgtgaaaaacacgcagaaatccagcgtgacaaaacgcaagtgtggccacccacCTGGCAGGTCGCACAGCTGCGTGAAAAATACGCAGAAATCCAGCCTGACCaaacgcaagtgtggccacccacCTGGCAGGTCGtacagctgcgtgaaaaacacgcagaaatccagcgtgacaaaacgcaagtgtggcCATCCACCTGGCAGGTCGCACAGcggcgtgaaaaacacgcagaaatccagctgacaaaacgcaagtgtggccacccacTTGGCAGGTCGcacagctgcgtgaaaaacacgcagaaatccagcgtgacaaaacgcaagtgtggcCCTAGCCCCAGGCCAACCCGCGCGACATCCTGCACAtgatgtgtctgttaggtcatcagctcagggACTGGTtcgatcctcatatagcaccaccaaaggctatgcagttataggaaaaccacaaaaaccagtggcagtaccaaaatgaggcgtactagggaagacgAGGAGTGAGGCAGTCTGCCATGATAGCAACTATGAAAACTATAGCGTGACGGATGGCGAACACGTGCGTAAAACAGGTATGTCGACAAGTGAGGGTTATACGATGTTGTTGCTTTGTATGTTGTGGACAGTAACAGCGTAAATGAAAACTGACAATGATTTCTCATCCTTTATTGGCTGAAAGATAACTAAATGGACTATGCCATACGCTATTCGATGATCTGAGACGACGAAACATTTTTCCGTTATTTTAGGATGCCCAAGAATTCGTTCAGGGAACTGTTTGAGAATATTACTAAATTCGACACAAACTAGTCGTAGCTGAGGAACGGCTTTGACTAGAACAACAAGAAAATTGTTGCGATGGCCGGTCTAAGGCGCTGTTCACACTGCCGATTTGTCCGGACCGAATGGAACCGACCGGACTCGGCTAGCAAATCAAACCAATCGCAATGTGATGTAATGAGCGTGTTCTCACTGCCGGTTGGGCCAGGCTAAGCCAAGCTGAGCGAGTCAGGTAGTAGGTTTTACATATCACACGCTGGGCCGGCAAGCGATCTTCTGGATACAGCTCACTCCTTTGCAAGTGTTGTATTTGTGTTGAAGTGGCGGAGAGGTAGATATTGAAACTCTCATCAACGCTGTACACGGGACCAAAAGTGTACAAAATACCGGAATCAGGACCTGAAAATTAGAAGCCCGAATGTTTTTAACTTTTGCGATCAATGAAACTAAATTATGATGTCGTTTTCTgggaactttatttttaaaatacaatgatgtttcttttgctagtggctttacgtcgcaccgacacagatacgttttatggcgacgatgggataagaaaggcctaggagttggaaggaagcggccgtggccttatttaaggtacagccccagcatttgactaatgtaaaaatgggaaaccacggaaaaccatcttcagggctgccgacagtggtattcccggatgcaagctcacagccgcgcgcctctaaccgtacggatGATGTTATTTACCTGAGTGTCAGTATGAGTCTCTCCTCAGGACGTATAGCTTTACGGAAATTTGTGTCCCGTTTAACAACTGAAGGACGAATTGATTGTAAAATATTGTCGAATGTACTAGAAGTAATTCTGAAGTATCTCCAGAAACGTTCTTCATCACTTCGTAGATCATCAAACGAACATGAAATTCCCTAGGCTATCATGTTCAGCGTTTATGTCATGTATACAGTAGACCGTCCGATGGCTATGATCGTTGAAGTTTGTATGGCCTGACACCGCatttagccagttcgagtcccattggtcgaaaaattgCACCATTATAATGCTGGCCCGCAGGGAAAGGAAGGTGGTGCTATACAAATTCTAATCATTAGATtacgtgccgaaagcctggattaaatcccaTACCTCTCCACGGTGTTCGTATGGAGCGAGGGCaaatgacgttgttgatggtgattcgtccgtcggatggggacgtaatgAGCAAACAAaccccttgctgctattcgacatgtgtaggttatgtgccgacacagggtttcaccctctccttgcctcattatcataatccccCACATCCAGACgagcaggtcacctatgggcgtcaaatagaaagacctgcaccaggtgagccgaacacgtCCTTGGATACTAAGAACCATACGATAGATAAATAGATGTATACAGTAGCGCCTTCTTATTCTCCTATTTAACACACTGTGTATTCCCCATGCATTGTCAGTCAATAGCAATAACTGTAACGCTTGCAACATACTTAAAACTTTAAACAAACTTCGCAACACTGGAATAGAGTACATGAGCTTCAAGCCGTAATCAGTACGCTACTAACGTGAAATCACTCACTCGGCTCGGTTCCGTTCGGTACTGACAGGTCCGCAATGCGAAGTCACTCGCTTGGCTGTGCTTCGCTCCGTTCAGTTCCGCTCGGTTCCATTCGGTCCGGATACGTCCGCAGTGTGAAGTCACTCGCTCGGCCCTGCTCTGTTCAGTTCCGCTCGGTTCCGTTCGGTCCTGACACGTCTGCAGTGTGAAGTCACTCGCTTGGCTGTGTTCTGCTCCGTTCAGTTCCGCTCGGTTCCGTTCGGTCCGGACACGTCCACAGTGTGAAGTCACTCGCTCGGCCCTGCTCTGTTCAGTTCCGCTTTGTTCCGTTCGGTCCTGGCACGTCTGCAGTGTGAAGTCACTCGCTTGGCTGTGTTCTGCTCCGTTCAGTTCCGTTCGGTCCGGACACGTCCGCAGTGTGAAGTCACTCGCTCGGCCCTGCTCTGTTCAGTTCCGCTCGGTTCCGTTCGGTCCTGACACGTCTGCAGTGTGAAGTCACTCGCTTGGCTGTGTTCTGCTCCGTTCAGTTCCGCTCGGTTCCGTTCGGTCCGGACACGTCCACAGTGTGAAGTCACTCGCTCGGCCCTGCTCTGTTCAGTTCCGCTTTGTTCCGTTCGGTCCTGGCACGTCTGCAGTGTGAAGTCACTCGCTTGGCTGTGTTCTGCTCCGTTCAGTTCCGTTCGGTCCGGACACGTCCGCAGTGTGAAGTCACTCGCTCGGCCCTGCTCTGTTCAGTTCCGCTCGGTTCCGTTCGGTCCTGACACGTCTGCAGTGTGAAGTCACTCGCTTGGCTGTGTTCTGCTCCGTTCAGTTCCTCTCGGTTCCGTTCGGTCCGGACACGCATGCAGTGTGAATAGCGCCTACGAGCCAGTTTACACGGGGCCACTTCTAGTGGCCAACGAAGGCCACAGTCATTGGCTACTTTTGGAAATACAGTATCTGAAAGGAAATGCGTTCCTCTACACGGTGCCACAGCAGCGACCTCAGTATGCGTTCGTGGCTCGCCTTCGCCGTCACATGCCACTGTTGTTCTGGTCAgtaccagtttgttcagcaattccGGAGTTAAGTCGAAAGCAAAGAAGCCGCACCCCAGTGGATAAAGTGAATTCTTCGACATCCTGAAATAACGATTTTTGTTCGATCATTTTGCGTCAGATCTTCGAATAGCGTATGGTATAGTTCTTTTGATGATCTTTCAATCAATAAAGGAAGAGTATCAATTGTTCGACATCGTCTACGCTTTTTTCTCTGCTACGTAGAAGGAAACAACTTCTCAAAATCCTTTCTTGTCGATAAATCTCCTTCGACTGGAGCAAACCTCATAACTGGTTGCTGTCATGCACAACTGCAGTGGCCAGTGGTATTAGAGTTCTTGCGCTACGTTGGATTTTGACATACCAaggctgcgttcacaaaatacgactccgagtagagttggagtagagCAGAGTATGGCGGAGTGACTACtaaggttaactctgagtaacgctatttcgtgaacgcttggagtgaatacagagtatggctaatcaattaaggaCGGTTGTTTGTTTTACCATAAtctcatttgcgaggaatttaatgtctaatttccaaGTGAGTTTCTTCCACCGTGCTATATGAGTTGTTACTACCGTACTTTCgtcaccaagttgtgccttaaaacagtatccgttattctttatctcgtaggaacaatctgattacattgatgatgaataccaatacatcggcTCCACACTGGTGCACAATAAGCCATGTAGATTATGCTGTCAACAACTACtacgaaactgaatttaaacatcGTTTCCGATTGCccggatcagcattcgaacatctactcagagtcattggtcctaaactttctaaatccaaaatcggCGAACAACgaagaccattgcaagacccacgaaagcaacttctggttgtaattggctcttagcacctgattcgtacagatcAGTTTCGTGAGAGCTATAAATGCACTGTATGGTATTTCTGATCATATGattaaatggtctcattcagaaggccatctaaaattaaaaaaaagttacGTATCATACATTTACCAAGGAAACCTTAGAaatttgaggttaataaatcagctgatcattcaCAACAGGGGTATTCTTATAgaaattcaatcatgttatttccgccgattattaaaattggtacctattttttcctgttttaaaagtaaatatctccTTCTTTATTCAACacataacgcccttctttgtcaacaactagaaaataatttgaattcattgccatgtcaatatactcgcattttaatatttttcaacgccactgcgcatgtcgagttaaatctacccacctgtttacgcggagtaaaaagagtatactctgagttaactcgaattCACTTTCTaaacaccttgtagagttaactctttacttttgtgaacggatagagtgaactctgagtagtattttgtgaacgcaacccaaCACGGCACTGATTAACTCAACACTTAAATAATCTAATTTTAAATCTTATACTATACACTTTTATCTTCGCATATCATTTATTTTGCTTCATACCGTTATTACAGTGTTATTTCAGAATAGACCTACTTAGATTATTacgaataaaattaataatgatgAAAATATGACATTAAGGTCTCTTAGAAGACACTTAAATCTCATCATTGAAAGGTGTATCGTTCTTTTTAGATCTGTACAACTTTCTGTGGAGTAGATTTGATTTTTGTATCACACGCTCTTCTTTACTTCCGGAGAAAATGACGACAAGCGAAACCATCATTCCTTGCGCGGACGTTAATCCTAAATCAAGTAGTTTAACCGCCAATGATGAAAGCATGAGTATGAGGATTTCCGGAAGTAAATAATCAAGAATAACTTAAGAGCACGTCATACCGTAAAGCACAAGGAACCATGGAACAATTTATTCTACAAATCATTTTTCTTCCAGAGAGAGTTTTAGTGCCTTCTCCAACATCTCCTCTTCTTCCTTTTGCAGTTTCTCTTGTCTCTCAGTCTCTTGCTTGGAAAGCGCTAAAGCCATTTCCAGCTCAAAATCTCGGGAAGCTAAATTTCCTCTACCCCCAGGATTGCCATGTTCAGAGACACTGGCATCAGTGGAAGTGTTCTGATAAATAGCTAAGCTGGCCTGGAGTGCCCTCGTCATCAGGTCGTCATCAGGGGTCGCGCTCTGAGAAGCATTTGGAGTGCTCGGTCGTGATGATCTTTGTGCTCGCAATGACTCCCAAATGTCAATGTCATCCTTTTCACCACTGGCTTCAAGAAGACTTTGCTGAAGTGCAAATTGCAGTAACTCATCTTCTTCCTCGTAACTATATTGTTGTCTTCGCATTTCAGCACTTATCTTCGTGTAGCCAGCCGGAGGCTCAAAACATTTCTCATCAACGATACACTTAAGTCTGCCATCTTCTTCCTCTCTTGTTATTCCGGGTATATCTTCATTTAACCCAAATATATTCCCAAATGTTATTCGAGCATTCACAGCGTGGAAAATAGGAATTTCAATTTTGACTGGAAAGCCTGTTGGCAACTGCATCTGGATAAAATCTTTCAGCTTTGAAAAATGAGTGCTGGAGATTGCCATCAAGTCCACAATAGGCATTATTTGCTCTGGTAAACTCAACGGATATTCCTCACATAGCCATAGTGTAGCtttgaatttttgaatttttgtATTAATTTCTTTTGGACGACCTATATCTCTACCACTAAGATCAGCTACATCAAAATATTCTTCCGGCGTGATGTTACATGGGTTTCCAACGATCGAAGATTCTTCTGTTGTGTTTATGGGAGCTTGTGCTTCCTCTGTTTCAGTAATGGTAAGAAATGACTGCAACGGTGACTTTGTCGGCTTAGCTTTTAACTTGTCTGTTTCTGTGAGATGTTCAGTCCGAGTTTTTGTAACTATTGCTACATTCTTAGCTCCGAAGACTTTACAGTCATAGCCATTGACGGTATCACACTTATCAGCTCTCCACCCCCAAATCCCTGTCTTATTTCTCTCAAAACATATCTTATCTGTGTCAACATATGTTGTGACAATTGGCGACGTAAGCCGGGCTGAAACAGCTTCCTCAGAAGGTCGTAAGAACTGGAGATCATCAGGACTACTCATTATTATATCTTCAATGTACACTTGCTGGGCCTCATGGTCTATTTCCATCATGGCTGGTTTTTCTTGATGCCCTTCGAAGATAAAGCTCCTATTCCCACGTTGCCAACTAGTGTGGTCAAAGCCCAGGATAGTGGTATCAACCCGTACATTTGAACCTTGCTTATAAACTTTATATGTGTCACTAGGACACAATCGCGATACTAAAGGAATCCAACTTGCGAAttcccatttcatttcaacataaaaATCAGGAGCCTCTTTCAACTTACGCAGTAATTCAGGAATACCTCCAACACGGGCGGTGTACCATTGGATATCTCGTCGTTCGAGTACCATTAACAAGAGTTCAGGATCACCAGTCGACACCGCTTCTTGGACAACTGACCAGCCTTCCCTGTTTTCGGCATGTACGTTACTCTTATGCTCCAAAAGAACACGGGTCGATTCCACGTGTCCAAGTGTAACTGCTAACATTAGTGGGGTTCGGCCTCGTGTATCGTGCTTTTCTTTGTCGTGTACGTTCTTAAGTAATTCCTTATCCAATTCTTTATGGTCGTTATTCCACACTAGCCAGTGCAGAGGGTATTCACGTTTGATATCTTCTAAAGAGGGCATTTCAATGAACGTAAAATAAAGGATTCAGTGAATATGAAAATATATCTGTACCTCACACTTCACTGTACTTCGTTATCATATTTTATACCCCAGGTAATAGCTGTAAATGTTCACATAATGCATGCTCTGTTTTAATGGTGACTGAAGAATGAGTGATATTGAAATAAGACAAAAATCTGATTTCAAGGGAAGACACCAGTGATAAAAGTCGTAATAATATGGCAGTCAATGTCCAGCTGAATAGGTATAGACTTTTATGAATATGCTGATTTTTCCATTACTGTAACTGAAGAGTGGTATATATTAATTCCCACTTGAATTGAACTTACTGTCTTTTATTTGTCTTAGGTTATGTTGCTGTGTAAGTTTATGTTTTGAATCTCGGTgacaatgttttgttttgtttttatgttaTTCAGCCAAAGACAGTGCACAGGAAGTGGTGCTGTCATCTAGCGGATATGGAGTGCTGTATATCTCTACATTCTTGCTATGATGGTATTCTACAGATATTAATTACAACATGTTTCATTCAACATTTATTTCATTGAAGCAGGCCACACACTCATAA
This window of the Anabrus simplex isolate iqAnaSimp1 chromosome 8, ASM4041472v1, whole genome shotgun sequence genome carries:
- the LOC136879407 gene encoding ankyrin repeat domain-containing protein 13D-like; translation: MPSLEDIKREYPLHWLVWNNDHKELDKELLKNVHDKEKHDTRGRTPLMLAVTLGHVESTRVLLEHKSNVHAENREGWSVVQEAVSTGDPELLLMVLERRDIQWYTARVGGIPELLRKLKEAPDFYVEMKWEFASWIPLVSRLCPSDTYKVYKQGSNVRVDTTILGFDHTSWQRGNRSFIFEGHQEKPAMMEIDHEAQQVYIEDIIMSSPDDLQFLRPSEEAVSARLTSPIVTTYVDTDKICFERNKTGIWGWRADKCDTVNGYDCKVFGAKNVAIVTKTRTEHLTETDKLKAKPTKSPLQSFLTITETEEAQAPINTTEESSIVGNPCNITPEEYFDVADLSGRDIGRPKEINTKIQKFKATLWLCEEYPLSLPEQIMPIVDLMAISSTHFSKLKDFIQMQLPTGFPVKIEIPIFHAVNARITFGNIFGLNEDIPGITREEEDGRLKCIVDEKCFEPPAGYTKISAEMRRQQYSYEEEDELLQFALQQSLLEASGEKDDIDIWESLRAQRSSRPSTPNASQSATPDDDLMTRALQASLAIYQNTSTDASVSEHGNPGGRGNLASRDFELEMALALSKQETERQEKLQKEEEEMLEKALKLSLEEK